A segment of the Eptesicus fuscus isolate TK198812 chromosome 9, DD_ASM_mEF_20220401, whole genome shotgun sequence genome:
CAGAGATAAGACCTGGACATTGCTTGGGAAGGATGCTTAAATGTAGCTCAGGCTTTGCCTGTCAAAGAAGAGCATGGCCCTTGAAGAATTTTTCTAGTCTCATGTTCCTTCTTCCCTGAGCATACTTGCAAAGAttctttttctttacctttttgtttttaatcttgtttagaaacatcgagagagagagagagagagagagagacaccgatcagctgcctcctgcacacccctactgggaatgtgcctgcaaccaaggcacatgcccttgaccggaatcgaacacgggaccctcagtccgcaggccgatgctctatccactgagccaaactggtcagggtggCAATTGTCTTTTTGTTCCGTTCCTCATGGCAGAGTTACTTACTCATTAGATAAATGTTTACTGTGCACCTACTATTTGCCAAGTACTGTTCTGGGCTCTAGAACTATAAGGTCCCTGCTCTTGTGGTACTTACATTCTTGTAAAGCAAGATAGGCAAACTGTAAACAAGTAAATCTATGATTGGAAAGTGTTTGAAGAaaagagcaggggtgggggcaggctggagggggtcaatgggggatgaagggggacatttgtaatactttcaacaatgaagaattatttaaaaagacagagagagagaatggtaaTGATAGAGAAGTAACTAGATGCCTAAATTGGATTGTAAGGAAGACCTTTTTGAGAAGGTTTACTTCATTTTATGCCTTTCTAAAACTGTATAATGCATTTATGTGTGTATTTGGTAAACTCTTCCTCTATACTTAGTAGCACCTTGAGCTATTTATCTCTCTATTCTTGGTTCCTAAATGATGAGTGACTAAATGAATTATACTGCTGTTCCAGTCATCAGTGCACTACCTGAAATTCCCTTAACTCTCAGATCAAGTAAGTTTAAGCCTTTTGCAGTTGTGTCTGTGCAGCCAGGGTAAGAGGTGCAATCCTTACCCTAGAGAAGCTCAAGGTTTGTGGGCAGAAGTATGATAAAACTTGCTTTGATAAGTGTCTGTGCACCCAGAGAGACAGCAGGGTGTTTCCTGAGGAAGGCTACTCAGCTGCACTGGCAGGATCCCTCCAGGTAGTTTACTCTGATCTGTACTCAGGAAGGCTggctctatctatatatatataaaaccctaatatgcaaatagacccaatggccaaacaaccggttgctatgatgtgcgctgatcaccagggggcgtgcgtggaccatggtgggcattggctgtggccggatggtggagcaggtgagcaggggcaccagaccaaggtggggcgccagtcgctgtcctGGGGGCTAGCCTCTGGtcattactgaaaaaaaatttttttttttacatttttataatatattttattgatttttacagggaggaggggagagggatagagagctagaaacgtcaatgagagagaaacatcgaccagctgcctcctgcacaccccccaccggggatgtgcccgcaaccaaggtacatgcccttgaccggaatcgaacctgggaccctccagtctgcaggccgacactctatccactgagccaaaccggtttcggctgaaaattctttgctcctgcctgTCTCCGTCccgcctggcactcgcacctgctgccagtgccagcccctgcTCGcactgctgccagcaccggagctgccgctcacacctgccccaatcactcagcaccatcagcaggtgcaagcggggccggcaccataagcaagtgggagcagcaggctgggggcgggagggggggaggcctGCCGCCAGGCAGGGAaccaggggccatggcgggagaACCGGGCGGGGGAAcaaaggatgggctgagacccgcccctgtgcccaccgcagcctcgcggcccacagttcatggtgcacaaatctgtgcactggcccCTAGTTTGTCTATAAAACCAGACTCCAAGTGTGTTAATTTATGATGAGAAATATGTCAGGTGCCATAGAGTGGCCTATTGGCCTTAACTGTGTTTTCTTCATGAAATCCTACCACCTGGGGAGCCTAATTAAGGTCAAGAGGCAGCTCCTCAGACCAGAATGAGCCAAACATTGTAGGGATGGAATGTTTACCAACATCCATACCGCTACCACCATGAGCCTGGCACAGCCTTCCTCTTGCTTGCTTCAGTGGTTCCTGGTCCTGTTGCATCTTAAGCTTGATATTTTCTCTACCCCCAAATGGCACATTCTTATTATACTTTAAATGATTATTCTGATTTTCATTACAGTCCAGTCCTTAGGACCCATTACTTTCTTTTTCAGACTTTGCTTATTATTGGCTTTGTTGCCTCTACCTTACTGCTCCTCTAGGCttggggatgagggtggggggtAAGTTTCCAAACTCACTGCTTTCCCCAAATGTGCTGGGATCCACAAGCTACCCAGTTTATTCAAatctgggtggtggtggtttcAGATACAGGCCTGAAGTTCCCAACGTGCTAAATTATAGATGGTCTATCAGTAGGAGGATAGTTTTAAAGCTTTTCTTGGGTTATGACTAAGAGGCGTGTAGACATGCGGAAATCCTGCAGGTCAAGGGCAGAGATCCTGTGAATGGAGACTTAGGGGACGTTAGCTATGGCGTGTGCTCATGCAGCAGCTGAGGCTAGTTTTCAGAGGTGGGAATGAGGCCCTTAAATTAGGTCATCGAAACATCGCTTACGCCTTGAAAGATGGGAATGAGGCTGTGTTGGGGAAAAACAGATCACAGTGATGAACGCCCATCGGTGAACGCCCAGTTGTGTTCGTTCCAGTCTCAAGCCTAGGTTTCCCGAATACAGATTGGAAAAAGCAACAGTTCAGGCTTGCCTCTGAGCATAAAGTCCTTTAATTTCGTTGTAAAATCACACTTCCACGAAGCAAAGGATCCACAAAACAAGACGATGAAGGTAAGTGGGGGTTGAGGGTGGTTAGGAATAGAAAGGGGCGACATGGAACCCCTAATATTGAGTTACATCACTTGTGACGTATGCACAATATCCAAGCAGCCCCGTGGTCACTGCAGCAACAGTGCAGGCTCAGTTCTGGTGTGGGTTTCTGGGGATTGTAGTTTTCCAGTATTTGCAGTAGAGGAAGACCTGTCACTGCCATCTTTCACACCCATGCTGGCAAGCTGTGTGCATGgtcccttgtgtgtgtgtgtgtgtgtgtgtgcggggggggggggggggatcggcGTATCAGCAGTTAGCAATGTCTATAATAGAAGCTTACAGGGCTATTGGGACCTCAAGAAATGCTTGAGGAATTTGGAAATCCTTTATCAGAAAATTGCATAGTATCCAACCTGGATGGATTAGGAATTTACCTGGGAGATGGGAGACAGTGGGAGGTGGCAGTGAGCAGATGGGATCATTCCAGACAGAACCTGCCCCTAAGGTTTGGAAACATGAGAGCAATTCTGGATGGCTGAGAACACAGGAGGTTGAATAGGGGCTGGTAAGAACGGGATCTGAGAACTTAGAAATGGGACAAAATCAGATCATGAAGGGACTTGATGCCAAAACCAATGAATTTGGACCTTTTCTTGAATATACTGATATATCAAACACAGCCCGATCAGTATGAATGACTTCCTCCTTTTCTGTTCTCCCTTGTTTTGTTCATCTTTGTTTTATCACTTGCCACAGCATTCTGTGTCTTCATCCCCAGAGCTCAACAAGGGCCATGGCATGTGATAAAAGCTCAGTGTTTTTTGAATGATCAGATTTGAGTTTTAGAAAAGCAACCCAAACAAGAGTAAGAAGGGAGCAAGGCTGGATGTAAAAGCCATCATAGTTCAAAGTAAATTGTTTTGAACCTCCATTTTCCCCTCTAACCAAGAGGTGAAATTGGGCAGCATAAAGGCCATTTCCAATGTGGGTTTTGTTTGGCCAGcactttttgaaaaattagttgccccaaattttttaaatgggaggTTTCACATTTaagatttctggcttctcttgaaaaacATCAAGATTTGACAATTTGGGGCCCTGATTCTCTCAACAGTAATAGGAGAGAACTGAACAGCTGCTGCTGCCTTCAGACAGCACAGACATATGCCCCCCAGTTTGTCTTATTCCCCACCACTCCTTCCCATTAGTCACATTGAGGCCAAGTACCAGTTGCCATTTATCATGGTACTTTTGTTTTCAGGGTGAGCTCTGTTTGACCTTAGAGGCATCTGTGTTGCCCATCTTTGTACTTATCTATCCTGCCTGGTATCTAAGGAATGATACAATGAAGTTAGTATTTTAGGAAGATTAGTCAGGGAAAAAGAGATTGATGTGAGGAGCTGGGAGGCAGAAAGGAAATAATGGAAACCCGTGGGAGGAATATTTGAGAGAACTTGGGCAGTAATTAAATATTGGATAAAAGATGAGGAAAAGACAAAATACAACTTCAGTTTCCAACAAAAAAGTGGGAGAAATGCAAAGGGTGGTGGTGAACAATACCTTACGAGCTCTGGTATTTTGTGAGCAAGGGCCATGAATTAAGAGTTCCATAAGCCCCCAGTATTCCGCTGGGTATGtattaggtgctcaggaaattcTAATTGCACTGAAACTCTAATCTgatggggggaaggaaggaagaattggaatctatatatatataaaagcctaagtgaccgaacgacaggatgactggacgaccggttgctatgacgctcactgacaccaggggatagacgctcaacacacaggatcaggctccctcctgtctggatcgggcctgaggggatcgggccgaaaccatcTATTccgacatccactgaggggtcctgaattgcaagagggtgcagaccaggccaagggaccccactggtgcatgaatccatgcactgggcctctagtgcttgaATAAAACCAGCAAATTCTGGGACCTTAGGGATAATCTCCAGAGTAGGTGATCTGGGACTTAGGGGCATTTAATTCCCTTGGGGGAATAAAACCTTTGCAAAAGTCCTTAAGTAGATCAGGAATCTGGCATGCAGAAATGGAGATGGGATGGAAATGGTGTCACTCCTggggaaaggttaaaaaaaaaaaatcaaagagactTGGGTGGCAGGACTTTTCCTGAAATACATTGAAACAAGCTCTTGGTTGGAACATTAGGCAGGGGATTTTGGACGGAGGCTGGGAAGGTTGGAATGCTGGACTTGGCTaaatgttttttgctttttaaatatgtttttatttatttcaaagggaGAAGGgcgatagatagaaatatcactaatgagagagaatcatcgataagctgcttcctgcacaacgaatactggggattgagccggcaactctggcatgtgccctgacctggatctAACCATAACCTCCCAGTTactgggtcgacactcaaacactgagccacactagctgggctaaACGTTTTTGAGAGCACATcacttaaaaggaaaataaattttcagcTCAAaccccaaataaatatttaattgcaaGTTATTTATATGTACCACTACAGTGATGTTAtgtactttaaaaacatttacacacacacacacatacacacacacagaaattttagctctggctggtttggctcagtgcttaGAGCTGCGGCCTGGGGACCAAAtggtcgtgggtttgatttccggccaaggacacataccttCGTTCCCATCTCCTGTCCGGCCTTGTGCggcaatcgatgtgtgtctctcacatcaatgattctctctctccctcccttccttgctctctaaaaatcaatggagccctggccggtttggctcagtggatggagcagcggcctgcggactgaagggtccaggttcgattccagtcaagggcacatgctcaggttgtgggctcaatccccagtggggggcgtgcaggaggcagccgatcaatgattctttctcatcattgatgtttctatctctctctccctctcctttcctctctgaaatcaataaaagtatgttttttaaaaaaatcaatggaaaaaatgtccacgggtgaagattaaaaacaaaacccaaaagcaaaaagatagatttttaaaaagattcgaTAAACAGAAATATTCTCATATTTTCTTCCCACAACTTTAATGTATCATATTACATATACCCTATGGtacccacacatgcacaccacTTTGGATGCTCCTCTGCAGTCAAAGGGAGCCATTGGAGGTTCTCAAACAGAGGAAGGCATCATGGTCTTTATCAGCTTTCCTGAATCCACAAACTTTAGAAGCTGAGACATCAAACACTGTGATTGCCTTAGACTGGTTCCCACCGTCCAGGAACAGCCTCGGTGCTTTACGCATTTATTTAATCCCCAAAGCCCCCCTATGCTATAggtactattattttcttttaaagtaatattttattttattttatttatttttttaaatatattttattgattttttacagagaggaagagagagggatagagagccagaaacatcgatgagagagaaacatcgaccagctgcctcttgcacacctcccactgggtatgcgcccgcaaccaatgtacatgcccttgaccggaatcgaacctgggacccttcagtccgcagaccaactctctatacactgagccaaaccggtttcggctaaagtaatattttaaacttgaaaaatTTTTTATACTGATCTTAGGcacagtggaaggaagggagaaagagaaacatcaatttgttgttccactcatgtATGTATGCATTGATTGCTTCcgatgtgtgccctgactgggaatcgaacccacaaccttggctcaGCAGGACGATCTCTAACCGAttgagctactcggccagggcaatattttaattttaatttgaggAACCGAGGTTAAGTGAGATTAGGAAGCTGCCTGGGTCCCACACAAGTGGCGAAGTCAGAACATTAACCCACCTAGCGCGGGTCCGCAGTCCATGAGCTTAACCGTTACTGGATGGCGGAGGGGACACACTTTTCTCCCTCGAGTGGCCTTGGTCAAGTGCCTCACGAATCAAAGCTGTCGGGAGAGTGCGTGACACAGTCCCCGGAGGCAGGCGGAACGCACTACCCGCCGGGTGCTCTCTAAGGCGGCTCTTTAGGGCAGGTCAGTGGACGCCCCCGTCACACCTCCAGAATGCCAGGAGCACACCCGCGCAGGCGCAGATAGATAGGCCTGGTTCCTATGGTTTCCGGGGCGAGACGGCGGAAGGAAGATCTACTTCCGGCGTCGCGCTGCAAGCGTCGCGCCGCGGGCATCCTTTGCGGCAGATCTCCGCGTCGCCTGCCGATCATCCTGTACCCGCAGCCAGCGAACGGGCAAGGGCACCGCCGCAGGACGGTAGGGCTCAGCTTAAGGAACTTCCTTCCGAGGTTTCTTTAACTAATTTCCTCGTGGCTTGCCGGGTGCCCGTTCTCTCTCACTGGAACTCTGGGCGTGTCTTCCGCTTCCCCAGGACCCTTGGCTCACACAGCCAATGTCACTGAAGCCTGTAGCCCGCGCCTCTCTCGGTTCTCCTTGCAGGCTAACTGAGTATCTGCCGGCTTAATGCTTTGGCCTTCTGGCTCTTAACCCGAAGCCCATGCTCCTTTTCTCGGCTTCCAAGTCCCCGCGTGATTGCGGCCTTCACACCGCTTCAGCTCATTCCGTTCTTCCCGAAATGCTCTTTACGCTCCAGCCATGTCTGGGTCCTCAGTGTCCCTCAAACATACCCAGAACCTGCGGCTGAAACTCCTGCTGTACCCTGACCTTCACTTCGCAAACTCAGCCCATCCTAAAAGGCATTTTCAAGCCACCTGGACGGAATTGATTCTTCCTTCTTCGAGCTCTGAACCCCTGGTTTGTTCCTTCCTTTGGGTCCCCAATTCGCTGTGTATCTGTATTCTCGTCCTTAACGTTGCAGCTGCTGCTTTTCCCCattccagtgcctggcacgttATTTAGTAAATGACTTAAAGAATGGGTaggaaatttaaaagttaaattcacCTGTAGATCTATTCATACATAACattgcctttgtgtgtgtgtgctttcctCCAGTCTTCTTTTGCAGACAGTTTCTCTTTGGCATTATTGTTGTATTTTTCTTGACATTAAAATGTATGtcccatgtttatttttcttttttcctgaatatCTTTCTATTCTAAGTAGGTAATGGATTTAATTATCCATTTAAGTTGTTTgaaattaaccttttttttttttttttttaactaactaCTCCCTGGTCCCTGCCCTTACTGCATTCATTGTTCAATAAGGGAGACATTCAAGTAAATAGTCCATTATAGTGGCATGCAAAGAACTATGGGAAGTGGAGACTGATGTGTTAACATAAAGGAGGGATGCCGGTTTCAGGATGGCTTCTCAGGGAAGGTGTCATCTAAGTTGATATGGATAGAAATATGTAAAGAAATGCTTCAGTGCTTATgctctttttgttcttttcagttttttcttcAGATATGACTCAAAGAATTGGGATTATTAAGTCAAAACATAAAAACTCTAACTTTTGATAAACATGACTTTATCAATATAAAGAAGatttttatactttgttttaGTTCTCTTTTCCTTGCGTTTTGTGAAAGCACAGAAATTGTTCATCTGCCATAAACTGGGAGAATCTGTCTAATGAAAAAGTTTGGTGCGAAGAAGTTGGGAGAATAGTGTAAAATAACTTTCTAGAGggctatcctacataataaaatggtaatatgtaaattaccatcactccgctacgcccacgattggaccagcaggaggcgcagggggtgggactcagggtggctggggtagctgattgggccagcaggacgctgagcttgcggcTGGCgccacgagctcagcgtctgcgccacgGCTGCGCTGGAGGCTttctaaaggcctggtgcaccagcggacagacagccggctggtgcaccaggtgcatgattaaatcatgcactgggcctctagtttatcataaTAACCTCATTTTCTTAGAAATTTCTtacttgattatattttatggcattatatctttttttacCTTCCATTTCAGCCATGCCTTTCTTTGATATACAGAAGAAGTTGGGCATTGACTTAGACCGCTGGCTGTCAATCCAAAGTGCTGAACAGCCTCACAGGATTCCATCTCGATGCCATGCTTTTGAAAAAGAATGGATAGAATGTTCACATGGAATTGGTGGTATCCGCGCACGGAAAGAGTGCCAGATAGAATATGAAGATTTATTAGAATGTCTGCTTCGGCAGAAAACGGTGAGGAAGTGATGGAGGTGGGAGCTGAGTTACTTCCTTATTTCTTTGGGGctacttttcagtatttttaattgGTCATTGAGTTGAATTGGCAAGACTTTTATGGTGAAACACCTCTGTTTAGGTACCATGTCAAGGAAGTTAAATGTCTTCACATCTGAGGAAGATCTGTTGTTCCTCAATGTTCTTCCTCATCTCTGATTTTCCTTAGTATCGAACCTTGCTGTAGCCATCAGGTTAGAAATTACAtgtctgtgtctgtttctatttttgtagTAGGCCATAAAGCAAAGAATATCAACCTGTCTTGGATGTTTGTGAAAATCTTCGggtaaaaatctttaaaattcattGAACCCTCATTGGGGAAGGGGTTAAAACCTTGAaggtcgccgaaaccggtttggctcagtggatagagcgtcggcctgcggactcaagggtcccaggttcgattccggtcaagggcatgtgccttggttgcgggcacatccccagtggggggtgtgcaagaggcagctgatccatgtttctctctcatcgatgtttctaactctctcttcctctctgtaaaaaatcaataaaatatattaaacaacaaacaaacaaacaaaaaaccttgaaGGTCTATTACATTGAACCTGATATAACAATCTCTGAAGTATTTATACTCTGGGGAAGGTGGAGGTGTTAATGAGATTGCTTTAGGTGAGCCTAACCAAAAATGCATAGGGAAAAGGGGGTGCTAACACAGGGCTAACACATTGAGAGCTCTATTCtcccttaaaaaagaaatctttgaaTGTGGGCTGTTGTTTTGCCTCTTTTTGTGCTCCAGGTATAAcaaatagaaatgttttta
Coding sequences within it:
- the NDUFS5 gene encoding NADH dehydrogenase [ubiquinone] iron-sulfur protein 5, which produces MPFFDIQKKLGIDLDRWLSIQSAEQPHRIPSRCHAFEKEWIECSHGIGGIRARKECQIEYEDLLECLLRQKTMKRMSAIMKQRNKLIKEGKYTPPPHHTGKEENPRP